From Clavelina lepadiformis chromosome 9, kaClaLepa1.1, whole genome shotgun sequence, the proteins below share one genomic window:
- the LOC143470386 gene encoding solute carrier family 2, facilitated glucose transporter member 5-like, whose amino-acid sequence MAESEADQENQKLTALLVAAVAISVLGSSFQYGYNIAVVNAPAKLIQSYFFDLDEISNTTAEPLTLVSVYNTSHGVNGPTDYPLNPATVGVEKVNEENEEQELTDSQLFLWSFTVSIYTVGGMVGSFSTGFCVKKMGRKGTLLASNSLSIVGAILMGTSKVADSLEMIIVARFLLGILAGLATGVVPLYIGEISPKRIRGGVGVVHQLSITVGLLTAQVLSLNEILGTEQLWPLLLAFTGVPSIIQLCVLPFLPESPRSLLIDKSNELKAREALTKFRGTRDVSNEIREMRREADAEKQTQQLSAWKVLKNKPVRWQLISVVFLQVVQQLCGINAIFFYLNRILEDAGVPASMQNYASVGVGSVNVVMTIISVFLMDAAGRKILLAGGYAIAAVFCALMTASLNLKDEISWMSYLSIASVIGFIIGFAIGPGPVPWILTTEFFRQSTRPAASAIGSGLNWTFNFTLALIFPFMQKAMGPYVFLFFLAVCVVATVYIIMVVPETKNKTFQEINLMFAKRNKIKNANLDMNGEDDPLPL is encoded by the exons ATGGCTGAATCAGAGGCAGATCAGGAG AATCAAAAGTTGACTGCACTTCTCGTAGCTGCTGTTGCAATCTCTGTCCTTGGTAGTTCATTCCAATATGGCTACAACATTGCAGTTGTTAATGCTCCGGCTAAG TTAATACAGTCATACTTCTTTGACCTGGATGAAATCAGTAACACAACTGCAGAGCCTCTCACTCTGGTTAGCGTTTACAACACAAGTCATGGAGTG AATGGGCCTACTGATTATCCACTGAATCCAGCCACCGTCGGCGTAGAGAAAGTTAACGAAGAAAATGAGGAGCAAGAGTTAACAGACTCCCAGCTTTTCCTCTGGTCGTTCACAGTGTCTATTTACACAGTAGGAGGGATGGTAGGATCTTTTTCAACGGGATTTTGTGTGAAGAAAATGGGAAG GAAGGGGACTTTATTGGCAAGCAATTCTCTTTCTATCGTCGGCGCTATTTTGATGGGAACCAGTAAAGTTGCCGACTCTTTGGAGATGATTATTGTTGCGAGGTTTCTTCTAGGCATTTTAGCAG GTCTGGCAACGGGAGTAGTGCCACTATACATTGGAGAGATATCGCCGAAACGTATACGAGGAGGTGTTGGAGTCGTTCATCAGCTCTCGATCACAGTTG GTCTTCTCACTGCACAAGTTTTAAGTCTGAACGAAATACTTGGCACAGAACAACTTTGGCCTCTGCTGCTCGCCTTCACGGGAGTCCCTTCAATCATCCAACTCTGTGTTCTTCCATTTCTTCCTGAGAGTCCAAGATCCTTGTTGATCGACAAAAGCAACGAGCTGAAAGCTAGGGAAG CTCTGACTAAGTTTCGGGGAACGAGAGATGTCTCCAACGAAATACGGGAAATGCGACGCGAGGCGGACGCAGAGAAACAAACGCAACAATTGTCCGCCTGGAAAGTGCTAAAAAACAAACCAGTTCGCTGGCAATTGATTTCTGTTGTCTTCTTGCAAGTGGTCCAGCAACTCTGTGGAATTAACGCT ATCTTCTTCTATCTCAATCGAATTCTGGAAGACGCTGGAGTTCCGGCGAGCATGCAGAATTACGCATCAGTTGGCGTGGGTTCTGTAAACGTTGTTATGACAATCATATCG gtATTTTTGATGGATGCAGCAGGACGAAAAATACTTCTAGCCGGAGGCTATGCCATTGCTGCAGTTTTTTGTGCTCTTATGACTGCATCTTTAAACCTGAAAGATGAGATATCTTGGATGTCTTACTTGAGCATAGCTTCAGTGATCGGTTTTATCATCGGTTTTGCCATTGGGCCAG GCCCAGTTCCTTGGATTTTGACAACCGAATTCTTCCGGCAATCAACAAGGCCTGCTGCATCAGCTATTGGCTCTGGATTAAATTGGACCTTTAACTTCACACTTGCCTTGATTTTTCCTTTTATGCAG AAAGCAATGGGTCCATACGTCTTCTTATTCTTTCTTGCTGTATGTGTGGTTGCCACTGTCTATATCATAATGGTTGTTCCGGAGaccaaaaataaaacgttCCAAGAAATAAACCTGATGTTCGCGAAGAGAAACAAGATAAAGAACGCAAACCTTGACATGAACGGCGAAGACGACCCACTGCCATTGTGA
- the LOC143470385 gene encoding solute carrier family 22 member 21-like, which produces MFSFDDVIEDISGSGKYSLLLIAIPYYGAFAGALLLTGAVFLGNTPNSRCLIEPYDNKSIYPNLTEDFIKEVFIPWNSKAKDYDRCKRNIFEDVGLCANNLNSTCISQLINSTDVSVVECTDGYVYDQSIFESTIVTEWDLVCAKGLSNAFTNFAFYLGLFSGSIVGGILSDRFGRIKVYRTVPILMFIAVFSGAYSPNVYVYSVFRFLSAFFEFMAVVAVFTYVAEITKRNWRIAIGLGYNAFFGSGCMVLSLLAYAWRDWRSLEIAISVSILPLVPLSWLMPESPRWLCFKGRLAEANKICVTMAKRNGTELSADVWSETEKHYNSENNEKGKTNTNSLKETFSRPYTRFFIVAVMFVWAITCMVYFGLILNTGSLVGNIFINNAIGGLMELLADVVAIPVISFIGFTRTTGYSLFIASATCLVSTVTLQLGSHIIAVQNFATALAMIGKFGASLAFGVLYQHTVEMFATVGRSTAFGLSMMAARIGSLFSPFTVQTNYEMPWLSPTIFGATSMLAAILALTFRETKGKELPTTFDEAERKFQIHLQGTITAKVFCLPKASGKKSDDDQERGLFSDQNV; this is translated from the exons ATGTTTTcctttgatgacgtcattgagGACATATCCGGTAGTGGGAAGTATTCTCTTCTGCTTATTGCGATCCCTTATTACGGGGCGTTTGCAGGAGCGCTTCTGCTGACTGGAGCCGTTTTTCTTG GTAACACTCCTAACAGCCGTTGCCTTATCGAACCTTACGATAATAAGAGCATTTACCCAAATCTGACGGAAGATTTTATCAAAGAGGTTTTCATTCCTTGGAACTCAAAAGCAAAG GATTACGATCGCTGCAAACGGAATATCTTCGAAGATGTTGGTTTATGCGCAAACAATCTCAATTCGACTTGCATTAGTCAGCTTATTAATTCGACCGACGTGAGCGTCGTCGAATGCACTGACGGCTACGTTTATGATCAAAGTATCTTTGAATCAACGATTGTGACTGAG tgggacctcgtttgCGCCAAAGGCTTATCCAACGCTTTCACCAATTTTGCCTTCTACCTTGGTTTATTCAGCGGATCTATAGTAGGAGGCATTCTCTCTGACAG GTTTGGAAGAATCAAAGTTTACCGCACGGTGCCCATCCTTATGTTCATAGCCGTCTTCAGTGGCGCTTATTCACCCAATGTGTACGTCTACAGCGTCTTTCGCTTTCTGTCCGCCTTCTTCGAATTTATGGCCGTGGTCGCCGTCTTTACCTATG TCGCTGAAATAACCAAGAGAAATTGGAGGATAGCCATCGGACTTGGATACAACGCATTTTTTGGATCAGGATGCATGGTTCTGAGCTTGCTGGCGTACGCATGGAGAGACTGGAGAAGCCTGGAGATAGCGATTTCCGTGTCAATTCTGCCCTTGGTGCCATTGTCCTGGCTTATGCCGGAATCTCCAAG GTGGCTATGTTTCAAAGGTAGACTGGCTGaggcaaataaaatttgtgtcaCTATGGCGAAACGAAATGGAACTGAACTTTCCGCTGATGTGTGGAGCGAAACAGAGAAACATTACAATTCCGAAAACAACGAAAAAGGAAAAACGAACACCAATTCTTTAAAAGAAACATTCTCCCGTCCTTACACTCGATTCTTTATTGTGGCTGTCATGTTTGTTTGGGCGATCACATG CATGGTTTATTTTGGATTGATTCTCAACACCGGTTCGTTAGttggaaacattttcattaacAACGCAATTGGAGGATTAATGGAATTGCTGGCCGACGTGGTTGCAATTCCagttatttcatttattgGGTTCACCAGAACCACCGGATACTCCTTGTTCATCGCTAGTGCAACTTGTCTTGTTTCGACGGTTACTCTTCAGCTTGGAAGTCACATAATCG CTGTCCAAAACTTCGCCACTGCATTGGCAATGATTGGAAAGTTTGGTGCAAGCTTGGCATTCGGGGTGTTGTATCAGCACACAGTCGAAATGTTCGCCACTGTCGGACGAAGCACAGCGTTTGGTCTGTCGATGATGGCGGCCAGAATTGGAAGTCTTTTCTCCCCTTTCACAGTTCAAACAAATTATGAAATGCCATGGTTAAGTCCG ACAATTTTTGGAGCCACCTCAATGCTGGCAGCAATATTGGCGTTAACATTCCGCGAAACGAAAGGCAAAGAACTTCCGACCACTTTCGATGAGGCAGAAAGGAAGTTCCAAATCCACTTGCAAGGAACGATCACGGCAAAGGTGTTCTGTTTGCCGAAAGCGAG TGGAAAGAAATCGGATGATGATCAGGAGAGAGGATTGTTTTCTGATCAAAACGTTTAG
- the LOC143470388 gene encoding uncharacterized protein LOC143470388 translates to MTTCRSDSYVYSFTTLVGSICIFIFLLKLLIALRKFFLREGFDLGKRYGTGTWALITAPTSATGNGFAVELAKQGFNIILLGRDIEKLHKMRDLLILRHNTKVRTLVMDFRGASDNSFFAEVLRQVEDLDVSIIVHAVGMAALSKKFHLQSAERNRQCLIVNMFAPVLLSHHLIPRLQLRYHKSAIINISGENAHQPIPGMAISSGAKSFIRQFSVAASYEYEDKIDIMSVQPLAVKKAKLNDSTPESVFVIESCEFAKSCLKQLGHERSTSGHWIHQLQSWAYSLIPEELKLRFWFKVLLPQHLRASSSGINDKSKPSNGSSSIDKNADLSQKLK, encoded by the exons ATGACGACATGTCGTTCTGACTCGTACGTGTATTCCTTCACAACGCTGGTGGGCAGCATCTGCATCTTTATCTTTCTTCTGAAACTGCTCATCGCTCTGCGTAAGTTTTTTCTGCGCGAGGGATTCGACTTGGGCAAACGATACGGCACCGGCACTTGGGCTCTAATAACAGCTCCAACTTCGGCGACTGGGAACGGGTTTGCGGTTGAACTCGCAAAACAGGGTTTCAACATCATCTTACTGGGCCGGGATATTGAAAAACTCCACAAGATGAGAGATTTGCTCATCCTCAGACACAACACAAAA GTGCGCACCCTTGTAATGGACTTCAGAGGAGCGTCCGACAACTCTTTTTTCGCAGAAGTCTTGCGACAGGTTGAAGACCTGGACGTCTCGATTATCGTGCACGCCGTAGGAATGGCTGCACTTTCAAAGAAGTTTCATTTGCAATCTGCTGAAAGAAACAGGCA GTGCCTCATCGTTAATATGTTTGCTCCTGTCTTGTTGAGTCATCATCTTATCCCAAGACTGCAGCTCCGTTATCACAAGAGCGCCATCATTAACATCAGCGGAGAGAACGCTCATCAACCCATCCCTGGGATGGCGATTTCATCTGGAGCGAAATCGTTTATTCGTCAGTTTTCGG TTGCCGCGTCCTACGAGTATGAAGATAAGATCGACATCATGAGCGTTCAGCCTCTTGCGGTAAAGAAAGCAAAGCTTAACGATTCAACGCCGGAGAGCGTATTT GTGATTGAGTCTTGCGAATTCGCCAAATCTTGTCTCAAGCAGCTTGGCCACGAGAGGTCCACTAGCGGACATTGGATCCATCAATTGCAATCCTGGGCTTACTCCCTCATCCCTGAGGAGCTGAAGTTGAGGTTCTGGTTCAAAGTCCTACTCCCTCAACATCTTAGGGCATCTTCTTCAGGAATCAATGATAAATCAAAGCCCTCCAACGGATCGAGTTCCATTGACAAGAATGCGGATTTGTCGCAGAAACTGAAGTAG